The Anopheles marshallii chromosome X, idAnoMarsDA_429_01, whole genome shotgun sequence genome includes a window with the following:
- the LOC128717762 gene encoding daxx-like protein, with protein sequence MWPKNAHQLEVIQTVQSLQIRNKESANASQAFQLFRPLLLVGVLLTVVIVVAAKDGTAERKLNIDPALRKALLRALRHLKERQEEEKQEQLLGDANTTEENFATTILDELLEESTVADSNARARDTAGVDYHTFVANAQEDDRDTIEGEVEQRETGAVTIGSADANEIIKTIIIAKPKATLTAPKLESENEIVPLVDQSTAGTTEVPLPVTSSTTQQPPVSTTTGIPVPTTPAPTHNEDGENIEQVKSEDVKIFQAPLVAAFTVQQDQLGVPRNVIPLLQTPPKQKSPGAQDFKPSPVILPVGAAASAPATPSAAGVPLLQIQAVPSTQPLLAPLAPPSPISLSTRALEEKTRLLEQQLIALQNQQRAQEQLLRAKIQQEQAIIQQQQQQLQQQKQRLEEETRLRIQRFEQEQRLFRQQQQQFQQQQQFQQQPPSAQQLPPFKPQPLPLQQQQAPQPTFVQELPRPGPAVQFIPSVSLPGGKPIPISVEQQLPFKEAVDFQPQQPPQQQQQAPQQGPKATTSVEQVKAISQPPQLAREQALPLKPFQPFNLFPVLPPLLIGPSPFDQQQLPPLQQRNRVFRQEPVTGNFGLNVGPPQQAPFRPSQPIAFNGQPAGPLSDSQNLQNLLFQSGITSRSAEDFNIITKVLALNHGIPQASSQRMFAKLSPDQQRQLLFRK encoded by the exons ATGTGGCCGAAAAACGCACACCAACTGGAGGTCATCCAAACCGTGCAATCCTTGCAGATCCGCAATAAGGAATCGGCGAACGCGTCCCAAGCGTTCCAG TTGTTCCGACCACTCTTGCTGGTGGGTGTGCTGTTGACGGTGGTCATCGTTGTGGCGGCGAAGGATGGCACAGCCGAGCGGAAGCTAAACATCGATCCAGCCCTGCGCAAGGCACTGCTGCGTGCCCTGCGCCACCTGAAGGAACGCCAGGAGGAGGAGAAACAGGAGCAGCTGCTGGGCGATGCGAACACTACGGAGGAAAACTTTGCGACCACCATCTTGGACGAGTTGCTGGAGGAAAGCACGGTGGCGGACAGTAACGCGCGCGCACGCGATACCGCCGGTGTAGACTACCACACGTTCGTGGCTAATGCACAGGAGGACGACCGGGACACGATCGAGGGTGAGGTGGAACAGCGCGAAACCGGTGCAGTAACGATCGGATCCGCGGATGCGAACGAAATCATCAAGACTATTATCATCGCGAAACCGAAGGCAACGCTTACTGCGCCGAAGCTGGAGTCCGAGAATGAGATCGTGCCGCTGGTAGATCAGAGTACGGCCGGCACGACGGAGGTCCCACTGCCGGTCACTAGCAGCACCACGCAGCAACCTCCCGTGTCAACGACGACCGGCATTCCCGTACCAACCACCCCAGCCCCAACGCACAACGAGGATGGCGAAAACATTGAGCAGGTAAAGTCGGAAGATGTGAAGATATTCCAGGCACCGCTCGTAGCCGCCTTCACCGTGCAGCAGGATCAGCTCGGTGTACCTCGCAACGTGATCCCACTGCTCCAAACACCGCCCAAGCAGAAATCTCCCGGTGCGCAAGACTTCAAACCGTCGCCGGTGATCCTACCAGTAGGGGCGGCCGCTTCCGCGCCCGCCACACCATCGGCCGCCGGTGTGCCGCTTCTGCAGATTCAAGCTGTCCCATCCACGCAACCACTGCTAGCGCCGCTGGCACCACCGTCCCCAATCAGCCTCAGCACCCGGGCACTCGAGGAGAAGACCCGCCTACTCGAACAGCAGCTGATTGCGCTACAGAACCAGCAGCGTGCCCAGGAACAGCTGTTGAGGGCAAAGATCCAGCAAGAGCAAGCCatcatccagcagcagcagcaacagctgcaACAGCAGAAGCAACGTCTCGAGGAGGAGACTCGTTTGCGCATTCAGCGGTTCGAGCAGGAGCAGCGGCTCTtccgccagcagcagcagcagttccagcagcagcaacagttccAACAGCAGCCACCCTCCGCGCAGCAGTTGCCACCGTTCAAGCCCCAACCGCtcccgctgcagcagcaacaggcgCCGCAGCCGACCTTCGTCCAGGAGTTGCCCCGACCGGGACCGGCGGTACAGTTCATCCCGAGCGTTAGCTTACCGGGCGGCAAACCCATCCCGATCTCGGTGGAGCAGCAGCTTCCCTTCAAGGAAGCCGTCGACTTCCAGCCGCAACAGCcgccacagcaacagcagcaggcgcCGCAACAGGGCCCGAAGGCGACCACCTCCGTCGAGCAGGTGAAGGCCATCAGCCAGCCGCCGCAGCTCGCCCGGGAACAGGCCCTGCCGCTCAAACCCTTCCAGCCGTTCAATCTGTTCCCGGTGTTGCCACCACTGCTGATCGGGCCGAGCCCGTtcgatcagcagcagctgccACCGTTGCAGCAACGCAATCGGGTCTTCCGCCAGGAACCGGTCACCGGTAACTTCGGTCTAAACGTTGGCCCACCACAGCAGGCACCGTTCCGTCCGTCGCAGCCGATCGCATTCAATGGGCAACCGGCCGGGCCGCTCAGCGACAGTCAGAACCTGCAGAACCTTCTCTTCCAGTCTGGTATCACGTCCCGCTCGGCGGAAGATTTCAACATCATCACGAAGGTGCTCGCCCTGAACCATGGCATCCCGCAGGCATCCTCCCAGCGCATGTTCGCGAAGCTGAGCCCCGACCAGCAGCGGCAACTGCTGTTCCGGAAGTGA
- the LOC128717801 gene encoding uncharacterized protein LOC128717801 gives MVADKMLQPLGRITTCCGTLLDPVPSIAKLTPDGQDLLDALARFSYFDRWSDEQRRDCCHRAQIRQFEPDQTVFVEGQAPVNYAHFMLSGECGLLQCLKLHRRRDRRTGAKRYRLSRAQPTEDEITRFHRRRRQREMEPTQTEEHPASLLSTRQTTATERHKATKYEHHFVDIATYSRGSVFGIGEHMVDRAVFARTHVQCLLIPRYWLLEKPQNRGNIWNRIRIFLEQRQPSRERLFRWFLNELLWHRYRRQLVDDFLLVHAPRHLPRLIDVPLVCRIEECDVQQETD, from the exons ATGGTAGCTGATAAGATGCTGCAACCTCTTGGGCGCATTACCACTTGCTGTG GTACACTACTGGATCCGGTGCCGTCCATTGCCAAGCTGACGCCGGACGGGCAGGACCTGTTGGATGCGCTGGCACGGTTCTCCTACTTCGATCGGTGGTCGGACGAGCAGCGGCGGGACTGCTGCCACCGGGCCCAGATCCGTCAGTTCGAACCGGACCAGACCGTGTTCGTCGAGGGGCAGGCACCCGTCAACTATGCACACTTCATGCTGAGCGGTGAGTGTGGCCTGCTGCAGTGTCTGAAGCTTCACCGGCGCCGAGATCGGCGCACTGGAGCGAAAAGGTATCGGCTGTCCAGGGCACAACCGACCGAGGATGAAATTACACGGTTCCATCGCCGACGTCGCCAGCGGGAAATGGAACCAACGCAGACAGAGGAACACCCGGCCAG CTTGTTAAG CACACGTCAAACCACTGCAACCGAGCGGCATAAGGCGACCAAATACGAGCACCATTTCGTCGACATTGCTACGTACAGTCGCGGTTCGGTCTTCGGCATCGGTGAGCATATGGTCGACCGGGCTGTGTTCGCCCGCACCCACGTCCAGTGTTTGCTGATACCGCGCTACTGGCTGCTGGAGAAACCCCAAAACCGTGGGAACATCTGGAACCGCATCAGAATCTTTCTCGAGCAGCGGCAACCATCGCGCGAGCGGCTCTTCCGTTGGTTTCTCAACGAGCTGCTCTGGCACCGGTACCGTAGACAGCTGGTGGATGATTTTCTGCTGGTGCATGCGCCACGTCACCTGCCGCGGTTGATCGATGTACCGCTGGTGTGCCGCATCGAGGAGTGTGACGTACAGCAGGAAACCGATTAG
- the LOC128712632 gene encoding lysophosphatidylcholine acyltransferase-like — MDFQRSTTITSTVTRIPEDEYVNPFVLKLDLDDPWERRKTYLMTLLVLPIRAVLMGVCLLVAWAFASIGLYGLTEKERRSIPISGWRREMRELTALAMRLLYFFGSFHRIKVNGECASPREAPLVVVGPHYSLFDSIVVAFCGPSTVVAKSKAADLPLIGKIIDITQPIYVCREDPNSRHITRHLIIERVISKEDWPQILIFPEGTCSNGNAVVQFKPGAFGPGLPVQPVAIRYPNPINTVSWTWQGPGVPVLLWRTLTSLHTALEINFLPVYYPNEQERNDAKLYALNVRNYIAQSLGIPGTEHGYNDCKLMNYMIAIGMPYFAWSHDIGKMRKWLGLADGTVEQSVLDQYGPFTEKNSHIALDEFARRLNISVENDSTRILFKIFNKDNDSAGLIDFREYLLLALFMSTLGKPKLDLLKLLFKLYGVEQDLIARDGLYSAVKHLSSITPEQCDQLFVKADIANRGLITLEQFERSINCHPILIDLQELNEPKPYAAPQQQTQTS, encoded by the exons ATGGACTTTCAACGATCAACGACCATCACGAGTACGGTCACTCGCATACCGGAAGATGAGTATGTGAACCCGTTCGTGCTCAAGCTAGATCTAGACGACCCGTGGGAAAGGCGGAAG ACTTATCTGATGacgctgctggtgctgccgaTTCGTGCCGTACTGATGGGTGTTTGTTTACTGGTGGCGTGGGCGTTCGCCTCGATCGGGCTGTACGGGCTGACCGAGAAGGAGCGTCGTTCGATACCGATTTCCGGCTGGCGACG TGAAATGCGTGAACTGACAGCACTGGCGATGCGATTGCTCTACTTCTTCGGTTCGTTTCACCGTATCAAAGTGAATGGTGAATGTGCATCCCCCCGTGAGGCACCACTCGTCGTCGTTGGTCCCCACTACAGTCTGTTCGATTCGATCGTCGTAGCATTCTGTGGGCCATCCACCGTGGTAGCGAAGAGTAAAGCCGCAGATCTACCTCTCATTGGCA AAATAATCGACATCACTCAACCGATCTACGTGTGCCGGGAGGATCCAAACTCGCGTCACATCACGCGCCATCTCATCATTGAGCGCGTCATCTCGAAGGAGGACTGGCCGCAGATCTTAATCTTCCCGGAAGGCACGTGCAGCAATGGCAATGCGGTGGTACAGTTCAAACCGGGCGCATTCGGACCGGGACTACCGGTGCAACCGGTCGCGATTCGTTACCCGAACCCAATCAACACGGTATCCTGGACGTGGCAGGGCCCTGGCGT GCCGGTACTGTTATGGCGCACGCTAACCTCCTTGCACACCGCGCTCGAGATTAACTTCCTGCCGGTGTACTATCCCAACGAGCAGGAGCGTAACGATGCGAAGCTGTACGCGCTCAACGTCCGGAACTACATTGCGCAGTCGCTGGGAATTCCTGGCACCGAGCACGGGTACAACGACTGCAAGCTGATGAACTACATGATCGCCATCGGTATGCCGTACTTTGCGTGGAGTCATGACATTGGAAAGATGCGTAAATGGCTGGG ACTTGCTGATGGAACCGTCGAACAGAGCGTATTAGACCAGTACGGACCATTCACAGAGAAAAACTCCCACATTGCGCTGGATGAATTTGCCCGCCGGCTAAACATTTCCGTGGAGAACGATTCGACGCGAATTCtgttcaaaatattcaacaag GATAATGATAGCGCAGGATTGATTGACTTCAGAGAATATCTGCTTCTTGCACTGTTTATGTCCACCTTGGGCAAACCAAAGCTCGACCTACTGAAGTTACTGTTCAAG CTTTATGGTGTGGAACAAGATCTGATAGCAAGAGACGGTCTATACTCAGCAGTTAAGCATCTATCCTCTATTACGCCAGAGCAGTGTGATCAGCTATTCGTTAAGGCAGACATCGCCAATCGAGGCCTCATTACCTTAG AGCAATTTGAACGAAGCATCAACTGTCACCCGATTCTGATCGATCTGCAGGAACTTAATGAACCTAAGCCGTATGCAGcgccgcagcagcaaacgcaaaccAGCTAA